A region of the Arsenicicoccus dermatophilus genome:
TCTGCGTCGCGGGCGCGTGGGACGGCTGGCTGCGCCAGGTGCGGGCCGAGGTGCCTGGCGTGTCGACCTCCCTGGGTTGGCGCTCGCTGACCACGCTCATCGCCTGCTCCCGGGCCGGCGTCCCGGTGCCGCGGTGGATCGCGTCGGCGGACTTCGCCCACGTGCCGATCCGGCTCGGGCGGGTCCCGGTCTTCGTCGAGGAGGTCGTCCACCTGGCGCACTCCGTCGGCGTCCGGGTCATCACCTGGACCTGCAACGACCCGGTCGCCATGGACCGGCTCTACTCCCTCGGGGTCGACGGCGTCATCTCCGACCGCCCCGACCTGCTCCGGGAGGTCCTCGTCGCCCGCGGCGACTGGACCCCGATGGCCGGGTCGGCCCGCGGCGCGTCCGACGGACACCCGCAGGAACTCTCGGGCAACCTGTGACCCTGGGCGCCCGAGCCAGGGCGCACGAAGGGGACAGCCATGGACGACCTCGACCGCGTGGTCGGTGAGCACGGCGGCGCCGTGGAGCGCGTCGTGGGGTCCGTGCTGCCGGGGGCGCCCGGGACCGCGGTCACCGAGCGGTCGCTGGCCCGGGTCGCCCGAGCCCGCCGGGGGGCGGGGGACGACGAGGAGCTGGTGCGCCAGGCGGTCGCCCGGGAGCTGCGGCGGGCGTGCCGCGAGGAGGACGTGCCGGTCCCGACGGACGACGAGCTGGCTCTGCTGTGGTCCCGGGCCAGGGCGGGTGGCAGCTCGGCCGCCGCGACCACCGCGCAGTCCGTGCGGGCCCGGGTGGCGTCCGAGCGGCGGACCCGTCGCCTGGTCGTGGGTGGACTGGCCGCGCTGACGCTCGGCATGGGGGTCTGGGGTGG
Encoded here:
- a CDS encoding glycerophosphodiester phosphodiesterase family protein, encoding MAYGDGPGPLALAHRGGAQLAPENTLAAFERSVALGVRYLESDIRLTADGEIVCFHDETVDRVTDGTGPVNRLTLAQARRLRVCGQGGIPTLVEALEIFPEACFSIDLKDAAAIGPLVQVLRQRRYRERVCVAGAWDGWLRQVRAEVPGVSTSLGWRSLTTLIACSRAGVPVPRWIASADFAHVPIRLGRVPVFVEEVVHLAHSVGVRVITWTCNDPVAMDRLYSLGVDGVISDRPDLLREVLVARGDWTPMAGSARGASDGHPQELSGNL